CGGATGATCTCCTCGTAGACCGTGGTCTCGCTGGGGACGATCACCAGCGTGTCGGTCGCCGGGAAGTCGAGCTTGATCCGGTAGAGCGCCTCGCTCAGGGCCCCGTCGTCATAGGCGCCGTCCACCTTCGGCAGCGCCTTGCGGTGCGCGTCGAGCTTCGCCGCCTCGACCTTCTCGTTGGAGGCGGAGAGGCGGTACTCGCCTGGGAGCACGCGCAGGTTCACGGTCACCGCGTCGAGCTTCGGCTCCGCTCCGGGGCCGTCCGACTGCACGGGCACGGAGACCGCGATGTACGAGACCACGGCCGCACCGAACGCCGCGAGCAGGAAGAAGAGGATGTTGCTCATCACGTCCATGAGCGGCGTGAGGTTGAGATCGACGGAGATCTCGTCCGATCCCTCCCTGCCGAACAGGGACGATCCGCCGCCGAAGCCTCGCTTCCCGGACGGCCCCAAGACGCTCATGCTCAGGCGGCCTTGTCTTCGTGGGTGAGCGCCTGCCGCAGCAGGAGCGTGTCCACCAGACGGGCGGAGCCGAGCTCCATCTGCGCGATCACCTTGTTCTGCCGGCCCAGGATCATCATGTAGGCGGCGATGAGCACCACGGCGACCACGAGGCCGAAGTAGGTGTTGTAGAAGGCGATCGAGATGCCCTTCGAGAGCGCCGCCTGGCGCGCCGCGGCGTCGCCCTCGGACACGCCGCTGAAGGACTCGATCAGACCGCGGATCGTCCCGATGAGGCCGAGGAGCGTGGCCATGTTCGAGAGCTGGGGCATGTAGGCCGTGCCCTTGCGCACCTTGGGGATCACCTCGGTGGCTGCGGCCTCCACGGCGCGGCGGATCTCGCGCTCCGAGCGGTTGGCTCGGGAGATCGCAGCCTTGAAGATCGCGTGGAGCGGGTGATCCTTCGAGCTGCAGACCTGAATCGCCTTGGCGTAGCTGCCGGCCTCAACGAAGCCGATCACCTGCTGGAGCATGTCGTGGACGTTGCCGCCGTACTTCATCCAGAGGCTGTGGAAGCGCTGGGCGGAAAGGGCGATGCCCAGCAGCAGCACCAGCATGTTCGCGAACAGGAACGGTTCGCCGGACTTGATCAGCTCGAGCATCGCTCGCGGTCTCCTGGGAGAATCGTATGAAAATTATCGTAACTCTTTGATGGCTCCAATGTCAAAAGTTGTACGATGTCACCCATGAAATCTCGCACGCTCGCCCTTGGACTCCTTGCGCTGACCAACGTGGGCTGCGGCGGTTCGAGGCCCCCCGAAGCGATCCCGAACGACGGCGGCCCCGTCCGCGGCGCCTTCTTCCGGCCTCTGGACGCGAAGGACTCGCCCACCGCCAACCTCTTCGCCATCTGGGGCGACGGCGCGGGCTCCATCTGGGCCGCCGGCGAGGGCGGCCGGATCGCGAGGCTGCAGGACGGGGCCTGGGAGGCGATGGAGACGCCCGTCGATCGGGACCTGCGGAGCATCTGGGGCCGCGCGCCGGACGACGTCTACGCGGTGGGCGTGGGCGGCGCCATCCTCCACTTCCGGCCGGATCCCGACGAGGGCGGCGAGCCGGTCTGGGTGGCCGAGGCCGCCCCCGTGGAGGTCGACCTCAACGCGGTGGCCGGAGGCGGCGGCCGCATCTACGCCGCTGGCGCCGAAGGCACGATCCTCTCCCGCGACGAAGACGGCGTGTGGACCGTGGTTCCGCCCGTCACCTTCGAGACGATCAACGGCCTCATGGTGGACGGCAGTGGCCGCGGCCTCGCGGTGGGCAACCTCGGCCTCCTGCTGCGCGGCGACCAGGCCGGCGTCTGGCGGCGGCAGCGCCTCGACGGCATCAACCTCGCGCTGCGTGCGGTGTGGGGCCCGGACACCTCCAGCTTCTACGCCGTGGGCCTCGACGGAACGATCCTGCGCGGCAGCCCCGACGGCGACGTCGAGTCCATCCCCGGCGCGCCCAAGGTCTTCCTGCGCGACGTGCGCGGAACCTCCATGGGCGACGCCTGGGTTGTCGGCTGGGGCGGCACCGTGGTCCACCTGGACGGACGCCGCGCCGAGATCGTGGCGAACGTCACCGACTATCGCCTCGAAGGCGTCTGGGGCGGCTGGGAGCTCGACCCGGAGAGCGGCGAGGGCCTCGTGCGCTTCTACGTCGTCGGCGTCAATGGAACGGTGCTGGCCGGCCCCTGAGAGCGGCGGCGTTCAACCGCGTCATCCTCGGAGGGGACAGCCGGCAGACTGAGCGGCGGCGCGAGGACGAGCCCGCGCCTGCCGATCAATCCCCGAAGAGCAGCAGATCTCGCTGCTCGACCACCACCTCGCGGCCCTTCTTCGCGTTGGCGTCGTAGCGCACCGGGAAGGTCGCGACGCGCATGATGCCGACGCCGTCGGGGTGGTTGCTCGGCACCTCCGAGAGGAAGAGGTCGATGAAGTTCGTCCCCGCCTCGGTGCCGTCGTCGAGGGCGAGGGTCGGGAGCAGGCGGACGTTGCGCACGGAGAAGTCGAAGCACATGCGCTCGCTGCGGCGCAGGAGCACGTCGTCCCGGGTGGCCTGGAAGGGCAGGAGCTCGGCGTAGACCTCCGCCTCCACCTGCAGGGGCGCGTCGTCGGTTGCGGCGGCGGAGCGCAGCAGGTAGCGGCCGTCACCGGTGACGAGCACCGCCTCGCCGCGGCCGCGATCCATGCCGGTGCCAGCGACGTCCTCGGGAGCGCGCCAGGAGAGGCTGCCGGGGTTCTTCTTCGAGATGGGCTGGGTGGGATCGGCGGGCGGCTCCCAGAAGACGGTCGCCCTCCCCTGCGGCGTGTCGTCGGAGACGCCGAGGAGGGTGACGCCGGTGATGGCCCAAGGCTGCGAGGCCGAGACCACCGAGGTCTGCCGCTCGTTCTTCACCTCCATCCGATAGCCCAGCTCGGGACGGCGGTCCCGCGACATCGGATCGCGGTGCATCCGGTACTCGTCCACGTTCGCGATGCCGTCCGCGTCCGGGTCGTCCAGGGCGTCGTTGGCGATCAGGTTGGTGCCGTAGACCAGCTCGAGGAAGTCGGGGATCCCGTCGCCGTCGCTGTCGAAGAGGGTGCCCTCGCTCCGCAGCAGGGCCTCTTCACAATCCGTGAGACCGTCGCCGTCGCTGTCCCGATCGGGCGGGAAGGCGCTGGGGTTTCCGCTCCCCGGCAGCGGGCACTCCTTGGGCCAGTTGCCGTTCGGATCCGTGAGCTCGTTGCGCAGCGGGTCGAGGCCCTCGGAGCGCAGCAGGTGCTCCACCAAATCCGAGAGGTGGTCGCCGTCGGTGTCGCGGTTGGTCGGCGAGGTGCCGATCTCGAGCTCGACCCGATCGGGGAGGCCGTCGCCGTCGCTGTCGACCTCGACGCCGTCGGGCCCCGCGTGGGCGTTGCGGTTCGAGACGATGAGCTCGCGGCGGCGGAAGACCGCCTCGGTGCTGCGCAGGTTCACCGACGAGAAGAGGCAGCCCACGCCGCCGCTGCCGTCGGCGCAGAGGCCGGGCCCGGGGAAGCGGTAGATCGAGCCGCCGCCCACCCGGGTCATCTCGCCCAGCAGCGCGATCGCTTTGGCGTCGTCGACGCTCGGGGCGCGCTCCGCCGTCTCGGGATCCCGCTGGTAGACGGCGTGGAAGTGGATCTCCTGGACACCGCTCCGATCCGCGAACTCCCGCAGGTCGCCGACGAGCTTCGCGTACTGCGACCGCTCGCAATCCGGAGGCGTGGGCACCATGCCCGAGCAGAAGGCCTCCTCGTAGCGGCTCTTGCAGACGTCCCCGGTCAGCGCCGGACGCCGGCTGCCGCACCACTCCTGGCGCAGCGATACCGTGGGCGCGCCGTTGGTCATCAGCACCACGACGTACTTGGTACGCGAGCGCGTCCCGATCTTCGTCCGGAGGACGTCTCCCGTGATCACGCTGTGGGCGAGGGAGAGGGCCTCTGCCCAGTCGCGGCCGTTCGCGTTCGGGTTGGTGCACTGCACGCCGAGGACCGCGTCATCGAGGTCCCGCGTGAAGCCGTCTTGTGTCAGGTTCAGGAGCGAGCACGGCGGCCGGCTCGACGAGCTCCCCGTCCCGCTGGCCCGGCTCGAGTAGCGGATCACGCCGAAGCTCGTGTTCGGCCCAGCGTTCGTGCGGACCAGCCGCTCGATCGAAGCGCCGCGCTGGGCCACGTAGTCCGCGTCCGACACCGAGGTGTCCACGAGGAGGAGCACCTTCACCGGGAAGCCCAGCTCCGCCGGATCCGAGGTGCAGAGGCTCCCCTTCAGCTCGACCTCGTTGGGCTCCAGCTGGGGCGCCTGGCCGTAGAGCGCGGCGTCGGTGCAGCCGGCGGCGAGACCGAGGTTCAGCACGCAGAGGCCGAGAACGAAGAGGGCGCGCGACAGAGTCATCAGAATCCCGCCTCGAGCTTCGTCTCGAAGGCGCCCCGGATCGTGCGCTGGCTACCGTCGTCCATGAGGAAGCGCGCGTTGAAGCAGCCCGAGACGGTCTCTCCCTCGTTCAGCCCCGACTCGAAGGTGATCGCTCCGGCCTCCACCCGATCGGGGAAGTCCGTGGGCGGAGAGGTGACGCGGTAGACGGAGCCGTCCCGCAGCGGGAACGCCGCGCCGACGCGGAAGCCGCGCACGCCGGCAACCACCTTCGCGACGATGTTCTCGCCGTGGAAGTACTCGATGGTCACGACGTCGG
The Vulgatibacter incomptus DNA segment above includes these coding regions:
- a CDS encoding biopolymer transporter ExbD — encoded protein: MSVLGPSGKRGFGGGSSLFGREGSDEISVDLNLTPLMDVMSNILFFLLAAFGAAVVSYIAVSVPVQSDGPGAEPKLDAVTVNLRVLPGEYRLSASNEKVEAAKLDAHRKALPKVDGAYDDGALSEALYRIKLDFPATDTLVIVPSETTVYEEIIRIMDAARERTVDGKKLRLMPKVVVADLVKAETAP
- a CDS encoding MotA/TolQ/ExbB proton channel family protein; this encodes MLELIKSGEPFLFANMLVLLLGIALSAQRFHSLWMKYGGNVHDMLQQVIGFVEAGSYAKAIQVCSSKDHPLHAIFKAAISRANRSEREIRRAVEAAATEVIPKVRKGTAYMPQLSNMATLLGLIGTIRGLIESFSGVSEGDAAARQAALSKGISIAFYNTYFGLVVAVVLIAAYMMILGRQNKVIAQMELGSARLVDTLLLRQALTHEDKAA
- a CDS encoding thrombospondin type 3 repeat-containing protein, whose amino-acid sequence is MTLSRALFVLGLCVLNLGLAAGCTDAALYGQAPQLEPNEVELKGSLCTSDPAELGFPVKVLLLVDTSVSDADYVAQRGASIERLVRTNAGPNTSFGVIRYSSRASGTGSSSSRPPCSLLNLTQDGFTRDLDDAVLGVQCTNPNANGRDWAEALSLAHSVITGDVLRTKIGTRSRTKYVVVLMTNGAPTVSLRQEWCGSRRPALTGDVCKSRYEEAFCSGMVPTPPDCERSQYAKLVGDLREFADRSGVQEIHFHAVYQRDPETAERAPSVDDAKAIALLGEMTRVGGGSIYRFPGPGLCADGSGGVGCLFSSVNLRSTEAVFRRRELIVSNRNAHAGPDGVEVDSDGDGLPDRVELEIGTSPTNRDTDGDHLSDLVEHLLRSEGLDPLRNELTDPNGNWPKECPLPGSGNPSAFPPDRDSDGDGLTDCEEALLRSEGTLFDSDGDGIPDFLELVYGTNLIANDALDDPDADGIANVDEYRMHRDPMSRDRRPELGYRMEVKNERQTSVVSASQPWAITGVTLLGVSDDTPQGRATVFWEPPADPTQPISKKNPGSLSWRAPEDVAGTGMDRGRGEAVLVTGDGRYLLRSAAATDDAPLQVEAEVYAELLPFQATRDDVLLRRSERMCFDFSVRNVRLLPTLALDDGTEAGTNFIDLFLSEVPSNHPDGVGIMRVATFPVRYDANAKKGREVVVEQRDLLLFGD